Within Carassius gibelio isolate Cgi1373 ecotype wild population from Czech Republic chromosome A21, carGib1.2-hapl.c, whole genome shotgun sequence, the genomic segment CTGATTATTTTTTAATGGAGTCCATTGCCTTCATGTGGACAGACATGTTGAGATCACGTGACATTGTAACAAACGCTTGTTACTGGACACTGTTGGAATAGTCTATACTATACAACTAATATTTTATTGCTATAACTAATAGTTGATTGCATTTAACTGAAATCTGTGTGATTCTGCATCCTGCcaataggtgtcagtataaattccaaagtacacttttttttgttacagTACTTCGTCACAGTCGTAACAAtacgaaaaataaaaaatatatatcttttatttttcagtcagcatttatacatttttaaatcactgATGCTGAACCACAAGGTTACAGTTTAGTGGGGGTTTGTTGTCTCATTTAAAATTGTCAtaaccagtgttgggggtaacacattacaagtaacacgtataatcagatatttttttttcaagttactagtacagtaacgcattactttttaatttacaagagaatatctgagttactttttcagaTAAGGACAGCaagttacttttatttttcattttattgattgacagctctAATGTTCCCATTTTGAGAAAAATTCAATGTTACTctagttataaaataaatatgaaaatgcattaatctcaattaaaaaaaaaacacacacacagattcagtattcctcaaatataaataaaaataatgaatatgatgcaaacctgcaataattatgttaaacaacacaaatatcatttatgtatttaatcccattctATTAATCAATATCTTTGCTTCTGACCTTGGATGacccagttcaaccatactaataagcaaaaattactctagacaaacatttgtgtgtcttttttattgctgaagtgtGTTGAAATTTCTTCTTTTGCATTCTACTGTACGGACGGAAATTTACTTTcccttcagcctgaggcttattcCTTTCACTTCTGGTGTGAAAAGGCTTTTATATTTGCCAAAATAaatttaaccttttttattttcgaaacaaacaagcaagccctctccagatttaaaaagtaatgtagcACATTACAttccataaaaagtaattaagtaacataattggttcttttttttttatggagtaatACAATATTGGAAtgcattatatttaaaagtaactttccccaacactggtcatAACTGGTTCTGGAATTCACAGAGAAGGTCAAGGGTGAATAGTTTTCATATAAAATAGGTACATATAAGTCTGTGTAGGTTACATTTGTGATAAAGTCTTTTTCTAAAGGCTGtgtataaataattaatagaaaCTGTCTTTGAAGTGCTGGTGACCACTAGGACCCTCTTGGATGTGATTGGGAATCTCTTTTCTTATGAAGCTGTAATCCAGTTGAGCAGTTAACCTTTCCATGGTCAGGGCTCACTGAACAAGGTCACCTTTTGAGGTCTGCTCTGACAGTCTTTGCTCTATAGTTGTAATTCATGCATACTGTAGTCGAAGTTCAAAGGCTAACACATGCTACTTGTCTCAGATTTCTCTGCTATGAATCAGATTTACACAGTAAACATTAGATTAGAAATCAGCTGATCACTGATACTTCATTTTACACACAGCACAAACTGATGATAATATTGACTACTTTGACTAGTTTAAAAATAGGACTGATGTCACTAAAGAAATATAGCATTCTGAAGTAGAGCTGTCCTTAACGtacctcaaaaaaataaatcagtaacCTCAGGTGATATAAAAAGACAAGTAGAAATCTTTAACTAATGTTACAGGACCTATTCAGCACTCAAgtcacttttgtaaaaaaataaaaatacaatttttttttagtgtatatAATAAACCTGCTATTGCCATCTTTCATTGTTATGTCTCTCAGCTGTGAAGCACATTGTTCCTCATGTGTATTTGCTGTCACACAGAGCTCGTTTGGAGTTTATGTGGCTGTCCTTCAAACCCCTCCAGTGATTTGACCTTTGGAATGTGTCAGAGGGGGATGGGGAGGGGGAGTGTGGTGCACAGACCTCGTATGAGAGTATCTGAGTATCCGAATGCATGTCAAGATTGAGTGAAGGACAGTGAGCAAGACCAGAGAATGGGTGCATAAGAGAAAGGAAGGGTTTCTTCCTCAGTCAGCATTTTGTGCCTAATGGTGTAGGTAGTGAGGTGTAAAACATGGGATACGGTGCAATAGATACACTGATTATTATGGGGCACAAATCAGCTCTACAAGAGGTTTATTGACATTGACCAGgactgacttttttatttttaaacaaagaaaagggagataaatcacttttcaaaacctGATGATGAGATTTACAGCTAGTATTTAAATCTGGTGTAGTTATCTGAATGCTTTCATGGGAGGTTAAAAGGggtcattattttgtgtatttggtgtaatgcaacgcaaatgtttatgcggtttaaggtaaaaaaacaaaacaaatttaaggttaaacaaaacatattttccaTACAATGTGCATTATTGTTGTTTCCCTGTGCCCTGCATTTCTGAAACGTgccgatttttacaaagctcattgttctgtaaagcgaggtgtatgctgattggccagctgtccagtgcattgcgattggctgaatgcctcaagcatgtgacggaaatgttatggcccttaccatactgtgatgccatgtgtCCCAGGGCGGGcgattacaaacgaggcatttgtggagacataattactgattataatgactttataATATCTTTTAACGTGTTGTGTTGTGTATCGCGCAGAGTAAACATAAAACCCATGTCTgaatttgtgattggagaaacaacaagcactacATTACACTTctcaaaacttgtgtttgaatcatcattggcaaaatctttaaatatgtaaatgtacttacagactgtgattcagaagcaccagactgtccttgcgaAGTTGGAACTGCCCCTCTTCCTCCaaaaaatgcgctgcacacatctgaatatttgggttgaattgttctggaatagtgttgtaaatacaacttaaccactgatttctagttgtgaacacttttggaaggccaaacaaagttgttttgctttcacaacgaaacacacagcgactCCACGACATGGCGGCAGCAGCAGAGAGAAAAAGTTACGTTGCCttttttgcgtgaacatttgggaaATGTTATGCAAATCTTGGTATGGTTGacttaaattttataaagaatatctgcatttgagattttagtctttgcaactttacagatcttctttatgcaccaagagcttgtaacactccaaagagaaaggaaaaattgaaatcccatcatatgacccctttaatgtagtTTTAGTTTCGAGAAGAAGATGTGGTTCATACTAATGGTGGTTTcggttttatttatcatttagccACGTAATGGCATTTTGTGTCTCTGCTGATGCAATCCAATCTAAGGCCTTATTTTGTAATGCATAGATCTGTCATTTATATTCTGTCTCATGTATTTTTTGATGACTGACTGATTTTCCCTTTCTTGCCAGGGTTCCTGATGCCCAGTTTGAACTGACCTGTAGTCTTCTGGCACCAAAAGAAAGAGAGGATTTTCGGCATTCACAAGACTAAAGACCTTTGGCTTTTGAGCAAAAGGTAAGCTGAtagttgtaaatattttttttctctcatttttattcatactctgatttatgtatttttaataatatatgctATCTTCAAAGGAATAATGcaacactttaaaatatacatttaatatagaaGTTATTTTCTTAAGCAATCACAATACCTCTTTCCATTTTCTGTCTCTCAATAACAtcaaaattattaacaaaactGCCTTgagctgaagaaaaacaaacGACTTGCCAGTGTCTGATTCTTTCCCCCTTGCTTTCATTATAATATGGAATAACCAGTCACTTATGCtaaaggtttttctttttgtcaATCATTATTGCCTGTTTATTAAATCTATTTAGTAAAATTGCGTGGCTGCAGTGCTCGTGAGCAACTCTCCTCCCTCCTGCAGGCAGCTTGTGACTCATGACACGTTTGTCCGGGGAAAGTGAAGTTCAAAGATGCACACTGCTAACTAAACTAAGCGTATTCAGGCATGATTATGAGAACATGGACAGATTTCTTTGTGATTGACAGTTGGCGAGTCAATGAATAGCTGTTTTTGGATAGCGTTAACGTTACATGTTCTCCGGTAGAGACGTTTGGTGGAGGTGGGACGCATCTTGAACGAGTAAAGGTAACGTTAGCGAAAGCTAAGCTAGTTTGGTTTGTTCATATGAGTGTGGTGCAACACAAACTTCAATTCAATAagacttaaaactttttaaacattattGAAGAGGAAACAATCATTCAAACTCGAATTCAAACATCAGTCCGGATGTATGCATTTACTATAGGATATATCTATAGGAACTGTTTGAATTGGttgataaaattataatatagcaATCCGAATATTGATGTTTTTATATTCACATTAGCCATGTACGACTCGTGAACGAATTGTTATTTTTGAGTCATCTTTTTAGTGAACCGGACTTAACGTTACTGTCCAAGCGGTTCTCAAGTGAACAACTCCGACTCTTTGAACTAAGAACCGTCATGTTCGATTCGTAATGAACAGAGAACCGAGTCATTTGATGGTGTAGGAGAAAATTTGACTGTTGGGTCGAAAATAAGTTGCTGGTTACATAAATAAATTTACGATTTGATTGTAAAACAGTTATATCAACACGCAAAAAGCTATTTTGTTTTAGTAAATGGCATTTTATTTTGTGCCTACAAATGGACCGTTTGCCGCGCCGAGATGACAGGGACCACGTGATTAGGTTTTAAACCGGTTCTTTGGaactgttcgaaagaaccgaCTCATGTGAATGTGTTGGACTTCCCGTCATAACATTAAATTTCAAACAAGCTCACCGTTTAAAGTCCTTCGTTTTTATGTAATGAACCGAATCGGATGTCGAACATCGGTTGGGTTCGCGAGAAGCCTTGCGGCAGAGACGCACGTGTGTGATGACGGTCCTTGGCACCACATGATCAGTTTGCACCTTTTCCTTTATAGTCTGTCATTTACATGTGTTTAAACAGGAACGTTCCTCCATCATCCGGTTCCTTCAGTTTGATGAGGGATTTAGAGATCTCAGCTTGTCGTCAAAATGAGCGATTGATTTATTTTCCTCAGCGGCGCGTGTCCTTACTGTAGCCACGTGGTCATTATTAGGTTCACTGGAAACAAGTGACTTGTAAACTTCACAACTGTTACTGTGGATTTGCTTAAGCTTAGAAACCGTTATCTCATATGTTCCATGTTTATCATACAAGCAGTGTTATTTGTTGGTATAGGTTAAATTCAAAGTTCGGGTGTTGTGCAATTGTGGCAGAATGAACGTGTTTGGCAGAAAGTACAGTGGACTTGGAGGCATTGGGGCACAGTTACATTCTGCACACTCGCCAAAGTTGCAACATAGCATACACAATCAGGTGAAAGgggaatagtgtgtgtgtgtgtgtgtgtgtgtgtgatgtccgCCGAGGACAAATGAAggcagaaatgtaattttctaccATAATCTGAGTGGCATAGTCATGATATGAGTCAGTATATATATGTGCATTAAGCTATGTATACTTCATACATTGTATGACTAGTATCTGTATAAGGAAGTCATATCAGAAACTATTGCTCCAGTAATCATGAGCAAATGccatcgctgtttgcattcactACTTGGCAGTCGTTCTGCTTCTTGGGTAATTTTGTATGTGTTAATGCAATAGAACATTTCTCTTTCTCGTGAAATGCTTAAAATGGCAAAATCGGCAAATTTAAGAAATGGCATGATGGGTCAGTTTGTCCCTGAGGGGGTTTTATGAACTGTGGGTAGCGTTTCAGAGTCTGTAGGGCATCTTTTGTGGAGGTATAATTAGAGGATTGGTTCTCTCTCCTGGATTAATGACCCTAATCTGGCGTGGGAGGAGGCCGTGCCACTGGGATTATGGACAGATTTGTGCAGAATTCAGTCACGTCCATATGTGTGTCCTGCTCTCTAAGAGAACGCTTGTAAATCATCTTCATCTATTTGAATTGATGTGATGCATGTAGATCTTTTCTTTGAATGGCAAAGTGTAGCAATACTTCAAGGTATTTTATTAATACTGAACACATGCATTCATACTGGTCAAGATGCTATAATTCTACGAATAGAATGAAATTGCAAGCTATTTTAAAGTTAAACAACGTCTGAATGTATTGCCTGCTTGGAGCTGGTGTTTTGTGAGAATTTCAGGGACTTTCTTACAGAGTCCTCTCTTTTGGGGACTGCTGGGATGTTTGATTAATTGTAGTGAATTGGTTTATGTAATTTCCGTGGAGAAAACAAAGGAAACAGTTCACAGACTTCCCAACATAACGTTCGAGAGTGTGAGGACATATAGGTGCTTGTTCGTTGAATGCTGTCTGCTTGCTCAGCATGCACCTGCGTGTTAACTGAATGGAAGGAAGAGCAAggattactgaaaaaataaacgGTAGTTTCATCTTTACAGAAGAAATTCATTTGTGTCATTTATTGCTTCTTAAAAATTATTGTTTAAAGGAGGCTTATGCTGCATTTACATTGTAAGGCCTAATGCACATATTCAGTATTTAGACACACTTTGGGATGTTTACATTACAAGACAAACCAATTGTGTTTGCATTATGACCTGCCAAGATGCACTAGGCTGACATCAACACACACAATCTttgatttagtttgtttttttagtaGTAGTCGTCACAAATGATCTTTTCCATTAAGAGATGATATTTAAACCTCAACTGGTTTCCATTGTTAGTTTCTGACCCTGGTTGTTCTGTGACATTAGATGCATGTCTTCAATTTGATGATTGACCGTCAGCATTAACACACAGTAATTCCCATGCAATCATCTTGATGTACATCAAATGTCTGAAAGTCATATGTTCGATTTAAAACAAGATTTTGAAAGTGACCAGATGATGAAACATCAAGTCTTGACCttcaagatgatgatgatgatgattattatgaaATTTTAAACTAAAAAGGTCTTCTATTTTCCTTATTGTCTCACCTTTTTTTCCTACAGGTATCATGTCTTCCAGAGAGCGACGGTCTGATTTGTACATAAAGGCTGAACCCAGCAGTCCCGAGGGAGGAGGTGGTGGCAATGGGAGGACCAGCCCGGGAGGAGCGTCCTCAGACTCCTCTCAGAGTGGAGGAGGGGGATCCAGAGGAGAAAGTGCTGGCCGCTACTCCCCGCCCCCTTACACGCCTGCGTTACGTTGCCATTTTAAGGAGGAGGGTGCGGATGGAGCCGAGGAGGGCTCCACTGGTAGCGTAGGAGGCCGCTGCAAGTACACACTAAGCACGCTTCCCAAAAGGCTGTGCCTGGTGTGTGGAGATGTGGCATCTGGCTACCACTACGGAGTGGCTTCCTGTGAAGCCTGTAAGGCTTTCTTCAAAAGAACTATACAGGGTGAGCATGTCATGTTGCATAACAGATTCAGTTCTCATTACAGATAAATTGTAAGTAAGCCAAGCCCAGTAGTTGTGTGAATCAGTATTTTCTGCCCTCCAGAGAGCCACCGCTGCGTCAGCCTCTTAGCAAGACAAGTCATATTTATCCAGAATGTAATGTGATGAGATTTAAAAATGGTGGACTCTGAAATTATGCCAAGAAAGCATGTTTTTCTAGTGCATTGATTTCATTACATGCACACAATATAGCATGACAACTGCAATCCGGTTTGAAAACCAACGTTTCCTCTGAGCTTGTTCCTTTTAATGAATCacttaaaaacacacaaattaaTACGTTAAATTATTCTCAAGAATCCTTCATGAACTGATTCAGCTCTTCACTTCTTCACACTGCTCTGAACTTTTGTATAACATCTTCACCTCCATCCCACAGGTAATATTGAGTACAGTTGTCCCGCCTCTAATGAATGTGAGATCACCAAGCgccgcaggaaggcctgtcaggCGTGTCGTTTCACCAAGTGCCTCAAAGTAGGCATGCTCAAAGAAGGTAACGTGGCACACGGCCAGCACAACCAGTCCCTCTCTCTTACGATACATAAGTACCTCAGTGTACAGTGTGATCCACAGCCTGTGCCAAAATCCTAATCCTCTTTCTGTGTTTGGTGTAGGTGTCCGCCTGGACCGAGTTAGAGGCGGACGACAGAAGTACAAGAGACGCCCGGAGATGGAGAATGCTACATACCAGAGTGCACCTATACCTTTAAGGAAAGAGGGAGAGAAgggtaatagtaataatacaaatatttgtttatactttaacatttatgaataatttaattaataatttttttaaacaaactaaaCTTTATGGCCTGCAATTACTGCTTGATAAACTTGCTTGATTATTTGCCCTGAGTAATGATTAGTCTGTTTATCTCAGGCTCATCCAGCATCATTGTGTCTCATCTGCTGGTGGCGGAGCCAGAAAAGCTGTTTGCTATGCCAGACCCCCTGCAGCCTGACACGGCCCAACGCACACTCACCACTCTCTGCGACCTGGCCGACCGGGAACTAGTTGTCATCATCGGCTGGGCCAAGCACATTCCTGGTAAGTGAGAGCAAGAGAAAGAACATCAAGATGTTTGGCAAAGAGTCCATGTCAATGAAGCTATTCTGGTGTTGAACTACCGGTTACTCACTCTCTTGTTACTGAAGTTAAAGGGTTACTcgaccccaaaatgaaaactttgtcattaatcacatacccccatgtcatttcaaaccagtTAAAGCTcagctcatcttcagaacacaatttaagatattttggatgaaaacctaaatgtcccatagactgccaagtaaataacagtgtcaaggtccataaaaggtatgaaaagtcatcgtcagaatactccatttgccatcagacgtgcaatctgggttatatgaagtgacgggaacactttttgtaagcaaagaaaacaaaaataatgactttattcaatagatcctttgtcaacagtcttctctgtgtctctccatatcaccgtATGCTGCGTGTGCTCTTTAAGCTAAAGTAAAACTAGCACATAGTTGTGTCTGTCTCAGCCTTTGACTCCATGATTCACTGTCCGATTTATGTTGCACATGAAACTAAAAAGTAATTTTTCGATCTGGTAAACTATTAATTGATTGACTGACTAAAGTTCACAGTCAAGTAAACAGTTCTCTAGTTCAGTAGGCAGGGCAGTGATCAGGGAAGCTGTCTCAGTCAAAATCCTTCCAGTGCACTGAAACGTTCACTCTGTACAAACACCATGAAAACCAGGGAGCATCAATGTTCACTATGTTCCCTTAACAGAAACCCAGTTTCCGACACGCGATATTCGAGGTAGACCAATCACAAAAGACAGGGCCATCTGACTAATCAGAGCAGAGTTGGCTCAGGGACTGAGCCTGTATACTCCGAACTAATCTTTAAGAATTGTTGGAAAATGAGGTGAtactaaatgtatatattttgagaaagcaaaagcattttttgaccttgcatacaTGTAAACATATTGTAGGATACTTGCAAAACAATATTAGGTACCTTAAAAAAGGTATAATAAGGGCAATTAAATTTCATGCCATCCCTAAAAGGCAggtaaaaacaaattttttatttatttttattttttgcttttcatCTGTCAGACAGTGGTAATTGTGGCAACTGAATAAGCTAATTGTCCAAAATAATTTGCACTGTTGACCAGATCTAATGAAGGGCTACTTTTTTCCACTAGAAATAAATAGCACTATGGTACTGATTGTAGTAGAAAAGGTCCCTTTGTGCAAAAAGTAGCAGACATCCTCTTCTTGAAATATCCTCTTTTCCTTTGTGGTAAAAGTTATTCATCATATTTACTCATACAAGCTGTTGATCTGGGTACTTAAAGAGCCACTTTTTGCTGGGAAGTGTTTCTTACTAGCCTAATTTCACTAATATAGTGCACTTGAAGGCTATGAAAAAGCCAGCTAGATAGTTTTTACTTTCTGCACTGCCTGAAAGTGCTGATCAATCTGTATGTAGAGAACAGCTGCCTGAAGAAAGATTTTAATTGAAGGGAACAGGAGCAGGTGAGTCAGAGCTACAGTCAGAACGTGGAAGACTTTTCTCCTAATTGCTGTCCGAGTTCAGTCTTGGAAGGAGCGATTTCAACTGCTTTTGTCAGTCTCTGGCTATTTTCAAGACCTCTAAATTTAGAGCCCTGTTGTGAGTGTCCACCATGTCTCGGTATTCAACAACAACTCTTATCCTGCTCTCTGCACTCCACAGAACACTAGATTTGATGAGCGGGTCTTTTCAGTCCCAGTAGGAGGTGAGGATTGTGGGATTAAATCCCTGACAAAAAGTTGAGAAATGTTCAACTTAATGCAAATGAGCGGCGAAAACTATTCGGTCTTTCTAAAGTGAAGGTGATGACATCTATCATAAGCATTTCAAAATCTACCGACAGTCCTGGAGTTTCACTTTGTTACACATTACTATATTGAattaaattcatatgtcaaatgcAGTTTCTCAGAATCTCAACACCAATTTCAGTACCAAGgcaaagtaaatatattaatataaaaagacagtatttatgaaaacactataacagtATTAATATGTAGGATATCAAAATTAAGCAAATACATTAAACCGTTgagtggttttctctttttcatgtaattttaaaaatgttttattaatatttctgacATAATAGACTGTGGCAGGTATTTTATGCTTCATTTAGGCTAGAATTTTAAGATTTTGACACCCATCTGATTCAATTTTAAGACGAGAGTAGTTAATATACGGTAGCTTATGccaagatgatttatgactttgacctttgaccttttgacaggttgaacttccggtaaccttatgatggatgggcggaactttccgaCTTCAAGGGTTAGCCTATGACCTTTGCAatcatcgatcatgcggttttgacagaaagttttaccctattgacctagttagttctaaatcatggttttgacggctagtttaaacggaagatgaaagactcctcacgcatcgatcatgcggttttgacagaaagttttaccctattgacctgttagttttaaattaaaacggtatatgaaagactccccaatcatcgatcatgtggttttgacagaaagttttaccctattgaccgttagtttgtttgaagtgtgtgccagttgtttgaactctgtgtcagttagtttgtttcaagtttatcacagttatacggttatgtgtgtgtgtgtgtgtgtggttatacggcttctccccctcccattacatttatgagcggtgtataaatggggtcggtgtgttctacattttatatatatatatataaaacatcctataatttatatatataaaacaattaaaggttgaaaaacatttcagttatataatttatataatctaaaacacattttaattatttcacatttatatatatatataaaacattatataatttatataatatacataatctaaaaacaattgaACTAAGGctgaaaaaacattctgttcttttaaaaaaaggttataaatgaaactgtataaaaaatatactgaaaccgactgtttcagataaaacaagatctttttttcctttttttttttttagagagcagaaagGAGGTGTTTTCAGAGAGCTGAAGGTCCCTGTgcttgcacgccacagtgcacactcgtccgagtttactaaccaatcataatatcttcaaagccactttttaattaaaaccaaacgtatctcatgcgggagtaccatgtttttgacagttttctgacgggtGCATCTATGAATTACGGTAGGCGAGCGGCTAGCATCTctttgtacccctctctctccctctcagtcCTTCATTCACATTATACAGTCACAAacagtataaaacaaaacatttacattagttttgttcatcactaaaaatatacattttaccaggatcgggaaaaaatatataattgatcaaaacctgttatgctatttttacagtctatggcgtCTTTAAACCATATTTCATGTCATTCCTGTATTTTATCTACTGCTTTATCTCATCTGCTGATAGAGATATTTTAACACTATAAAGTATGTGTTATTGGACTTAATATCTCCGCGTCTAATGTCCCAATAACCGCCAGactgttttgtatgaaaaaaaatacttttattttgaaaatatgacgacatcctgtgaaaatacttttttattttgaaaagacgacGACGTCCGGTTGACGCGCGCTTAGTTCTGCCTGCTTCAATGCTATGTATAGGATTTCAGAAAATACTATTCTGCACCGTTAAATCGACG encodes:
- the LOC127941976 gene encoding steroid hormone receptor ERR1-like; this encodes MSSRERRSDLYIKAEPSSPEGGGGGNGRTSPGGASSDSSQSGGGGSRGESAGRYSPPPYTPALRCHFKEEGADGAEEGSTGSVGGRCKYTLSTLPKRLCLVCGDVASGYHYGVASCEACKAFFKRTIQGNIEYSCPASNECEITKRRRKACQACRFTKCLKVGMLKEGVRLDRVRGGRQKYKRRPEMENATYQSAPIPLRKEGEKGSSSIIVSHLLVAEPEKLFAMPDPLQPDTAQRTLTTLCDLADRELVVIIGWAKHIPGFLSLSLADQMSVLQSVWLEVLVLGVAYRSLGCEDEVVFAEDFVLDEEMSRVAGLTELNAAISQLARRFRALQLDREEFVMLKAIALTNSDSVYIEDMEAVQKLRDLLHQALLELEVQRCPDDPQRAGRLLLTLPLLRQTAGRALTTFYSIKTRGGVPMHKLFLEMLEAMMDSP